From Erwinia pyri, a single genomic window includes:
- the gntU gene encoding gluconate transporter: MATATLVLTAAGSVLLLLFLVMKARMHAFVALMLVSVGAGIFSGMPLDKIADTMQKGMGGTLGFLAIVVALGAMFGKILHETGAVDQIAIRMLKTFGESRAHYAMGIAGLICALPLFFEVAIVLLISIAFAVARRTHDNLVKLVIPLFAGVAASAAFLLPGPAPMLLASQMHVDFGWMILLGLCAAIPSMLIAGPLFGNFISRHVEFTLPTEASHPDFDENKLPSFGFSLSLILFPLVLVGLKTIGARFTEQGTTLYQWLEFIGHPFIAILLACLVAMYGLAYRQGMDKERVMQICGSALQPAGIILLVIGAGGVFKQVLVDSGVGPALGNALTGAGLPVALACFILAGAVRIIQGSATVACLTAVGLIMPVIEPLHYSGAQMAALSICIAGGSIIFSHVNDAGFWLFGRFTGATEAQTLKTWTMMETLLGTVGAVVGMIAFELLS, translated from the coding sequence ATGGCTACTGCAACACTGGTTTTAACGGCAGCAGGTTCCGTGTTACTGCTGCTGTTCCTGGTGATGAAAGCTCGGATGCACGCTTTTGTCGCCCTGATGTTAGTCTCCGTCGGTGCCGGGATCTTCTCCGGCATGCCCCTCGATAAAATTGCGGACACCATGCAAAAAGGCATGGGTGGCACGCTGGGTTTCCTCGCGATTGTGGTGGCGCTGGGCGCCATGTTCGGCAAAATCCTGCATGAAACCGGGGCGGTCGATCAGATCGCTATCAGGATGCTGAAGACCTTCGGCGAAAGCCGCGCGCACTATGCGATGGGCATCGCCGGGTTAATCTGCGCCCTGCCTCTCTTCTTTGAGGTGGCGATAGTGCTGCTGATCAGCATTGCCTTTGCCGTGGCTCGCCGCACGCACGACAACCTGGTTAAGCTGGTGATCCCGCTGTTTGCCGGGGTTGCCGCCTCTGCCGCCTTCCTGCTGCCCGGACCTGCGCCGATGCTGCTGGCGTCCCAGATGCATGTCGATTTTGGCTGGATGATCCTGCTGGGCCTCTGCGCCGCTATCCCCAGCATGCTGATTGCCGGTCCGCTGTTCGGCAACTTTATCAGCCGCCATGTGGAGTTCACGCTGCCAACGGAAGCTTCGCACCCTGATTTTGATGAGAACAAGCTGCCTTCGTTTGGCTTCAGCCTGTCGCTGATCCTGTTTCCGCTGGTGCTGGTAGGGCTGAAAACCATCGGCGCGCGCTTTACCGAACAGGGCACCACGCTCTATCAGTGGCTGGAATTTATCGGCCATCCGTTTATTGCCATTCTGCTGGCCTGTCTGGTAGCCATGTATGGCCTGGCTTACCGTCAGGGCATGGATAAAGAGCGCGTCATGCAGATTTGCGGCAGCGCGTTGCAGCCTGCGGGCATTATCCTGCTGGTGATTGGCGCGGGTGGCGTGTTCAAGCAGGTGCTGGTGGATTCAGGCGTAGGCCCGGCGCTGGGTAACGCGCTGACCGGTGCCGGCCTGCCGGTTGCGCTGGCCTGCTTTATTCTGGCGGGGGCGGTACGCATCATTCAGGGATCGGCTACCGTAGCCTGCCTGACGGCAGTTGGCCTGATTATGCCGGTGATTGAACCGCTGCATTACTCAGGCGCGCAGATGGCGGCGCTTTCCATCTGTATTGCCGGCGGCTCCATTATCTTCAGCCACGTCAACGACGCAGGCTTCTGGCTGTTTGGCCGCTTCACGGGCGCAACCGAAGCGCAAACGCTGAAGACCTGGACGATGATGGAAACCCTGCTGGGCACCGTGGGCGCCGTTGTCGGGATGATCGCTTTCGAGCTTTTATCCTGA
- the asd gene encoding aspartate-semialdehyde dehydrogenase produces MKSVGLIGWRGMVGSVLMQRMVEERDFDVIRPVFFSTSQHGQAAPEFGGRTAGTLQDAYNIEALKALDIIITCQGGDYTTEIYPKLRAAGWQGYWIDAASTLRMQDDALIILDPVNHHVIQQGLDQGIKTFAGGNCTVSLMLMSLGGLFANNLVEWASVATYQAASGGGARHMRELLTQMGMLHDHVAKELQDPASAILDIERKVTEMGRNGVLPTDNFGVPLAGSLIPWIDKQLENGQSREEWKGQAETNKILQPAATIPVDGLCVRVGALRCHSQAFTLKLKKDVPLKEVEQMLAAHNDWVHVVPNDRELTMRELTPAAVTGTLKTPVGRLRKLNMGPEYLSAFTVGDQLLWGAAEPLRRMLRLLVG; encoded by the coding sequence ATGAAATCAGTAGGACTTATCGGTTGGCGTGGCATGGTTGGCTCCGTTCTTATGCAGCGTATGGTGGAAGAACGGGACTTTGATGTCATTCGCCCGGTCTTTTTCTCCACCTCTCAGCACGGCCAGGCGGCCCCTGAGTTCGGCGGCCGCACTGCCGGAACCCTGCAGGATGCGTACAATATCGAGGCGTTAAAAGCGCTGGATATCATCATTACCTGCCAGGGCGGCGATTATACCACTGAAATCTATCCAAAACTGCGGGCCGCTGGCTGGCAGGGATATTGGATCGACGCGGCCTCCACGCTGCGTATGCAGGATGACGCGCTGATTATCCTCGATCCGGTTAACCACCACGTTATTCAGCAGGGCCTGGATCAAGGGATTAAAACCTTTGCGGGCGGCAACTGTACGGTAAGCCTGATGCTGATGTCGCTGGGCGGCCTCTTCGCCAATAATCTGGTGGAGTGGGCTTCTGTGGCCACCTATCAGGCTGCTTCCGGCGGCGGCGCACGACACATGCGCGAGCTGCTGACGCAGATGGGCATGTTGCATGACCACGTGGCGAAAGAGTTGCAGGATCCGGCGTCTGCTATCCTGGATATCGAACGCAAAGTCACCGAGATGGGCCGCAACGGCGTATTGCCGACCGATAATTTTGGTGTGCCGCTGGCCGGCAGCCTGATCCCCTGGATCGACAAGCAGCTTGAAAACGGTCAGAGCCGGGAAGAGTGGAAAGGGCAGGCGGAAACCAACAAAATTCTGCAGCCTGCGGCCACTATTCCGGTTGATGGCCTTTGCGTCCGGGTCGGCGCGCTGCGCTGCCACAGCCAGGCCTTTACGCTGAAGCTGAAAAAGGATGTGCCGCTGAAAGAAGTGGAGCAGATGCTGGCTGCGCATAACGATTGGGTTCACGTGGTGCCGAACGATCGCGAGCTGACCATGCGCGAGCTGACGCCTGCTGCCGTAACCGGCACGCTGAAAACGCCGGTAGGACGTCTGCGTAAGCTGAATATGGGGCCGGAATACCTTTCAGCCTTCACCGTCGGTGACCAGCTGTTATGGGGCGCGGCTGAACCGCTGCGTCGTATGCTGCGTCTGCTGGTGGGCTAA
- a CDS encoding YhgN family NAAT transporter, with product MTEMISATILLLLIMDPLGNLPIFMSVLKHLEPKRRRRVLMREMLIALAIMLLFLFAGEKILAFLNLRTETVSISGGIILFLIAIKMIFPSHESNSTGLSAGEEPFLVPLAIPLVAGPSLLATLMLLSHQYPDQMSHLVGALLIAWGATVVILLLSGLFLRLLGEKGVNALERLMGLILIMLATQMFLDGIRAYLKI from the coding sequence ATGACAGAAATGATCTCCGCGACAATATTATTGTTGCTTATTATGGATCCGCTGGGCAATTTGCCGATTTTTATGTCGGTTTTAAAGCATCTGGAGCCAAAACGTCGTCGCCGAGTCTTAATGCGCGAAATGCTTATCGCGCTCGCTATCATGCTGCTGTTTCTGTTCGCCGGGGAGAAAATTCTCGCCTTTCTGAATCTGCGGACGGAAACCGTGTCGATTTCCGGCGGCATTATTCTGTTTCTGATCGCGATTAAGATGATTTTCCCTTCCCATGAAAGTAACAGCACCGGGCTCTCTGCCGGAGAGGAGCCGTTTCTGGTGCCGCTGGCGATCCCGCTGGTAGCGGGGCCCTCCCTGCTGGCGACGCTGATGCTGCTCTCCCATCAGTATCCCGACCAGATGAGCCATCTGGTCGGCGCGCTGCTGATCGCCTGGGGCGCAACGGTGGTGATCCTGCTGCTCTCAGGGCTCTTTTTACGTCTGCTGGGGGAGAAAGGGGTGAATGCGCTGGAGCGCCTGATGGGATTGATTCTGATTATGCTGGCGACCCAGATGTTCCTGGACGGGATCCGCGCCTATCTGAAAATTTAG
- the gntK gene encoding gluconokinase: MKTTPSSHHVFVLMGVSGSGKSAVANAVAYQLKAAFLDGDFLHPRANIQKMSEGHPLNDEDRRPWLQAINDAAFAMQRTNDISLIVCSALKKQYRDILRKGNDNLSFVYLKGDFDTIESRLRARKGHFFKPQMLVTQFETLQEPGLDEGNVLIVDINQTLDEVVADTIATIEGAIKK, translated from the coding sequence ATGAAAACCACCCCCTCGTCCCACCACGTCTTCGTGCTGATGGGCGTATCAGGAAGCGGCAAATCAGCGGTTGCCAATGCCGTTGCCTATCAGCTGAAAGCGGCGTTCCTCGACGGGGATTTTCTTCATCCTCGCGCTAATATCCAGAAAATGTCTGAAGGGCATCCTCTGAACGATGAGGATCGCAGGCCCTGGCTACAAGCTATCAACGATGCGGCGTTTGCCATGCAGCGCACCAATGATATTTCGCTGATTGTCTGCTCCGCGCTGAAAAAGCAATATCGCGACATCCTGCGTAAAGGCAACGATAACCTCTCCTTTGTCTATCTGAAGGGCGATTTTGACACCATCGAATCCCGCCTGCGTGCGAGAAAAGGTCACTTCTTCAAGCCGCAGATGCTGGTCACGCAATTTGAAACGCTTCAGGAGCCGGGTCTTGATGAAGGCAACGTTCTGATCGTCGATATTAACCAGACGCTGGATGAGGTTGTGGCCGATACCATCGCCACCATCGAAGGTGCGATCAAAAAATAA